The Miltoncostaea marina DNA window CTGCCTGGCCAGCGGCACCGACCGCAAGGTGGCGCAGGACCTCTGGGGCCTCTGCGAGGCGGCCGGCGACTACTCGTTCAACAAGAGTCACGCCGCCTGCTACGCGCTGCTCGCCTACCGCACCGCCTACCTGAAGGCGAACCACCCGGCCGAGTACATGGCGTCGCTGCTGTCCTCGGTGATGGACACGAAGGACCGCGTGCCCTTCTACGTGGCCTGCTGCACGGACATGGGCCTCTCGGTGCTGCCGCCCGACGTCAACGTCAGCCGCGCCGACTTCGCGGTGACCGGCGAGCGCGAGATCCGCTTCGGCCTCACGGCGACGAAGGGCGTCGGCGACAACGCCGTCGCGGCGATCATCGCGGCCCGCGACGCCGGCGGGCCGTTCGAGTCGATCTGGGACTTCTGCCGGCGCGTCGACCAGGCGCAGGTCAACAAGCGCGCGCTGGAGAGCCTCGTGCGCGCCGGGGCGCTCGACTGCACCGGCGACACGCGCCTCGGCATGCTCGAGACGATCCCGGCCGCGGTCGCCCAGGCCGCGCGCCGCCGCCAGGACCTCGCGGCCGGCCAGGAGTCGCTCTTCGGGGCGATGGGCGGCGGCGACGACGGCGCCGCCGACCCGGTCGTCCTCGAGGTCGACGCCCCGGTCCCGACGATCGAGATGCCCAAGGAGGAGCTGCTCGCCGCCGAGAAGGAGGCGCTCGGCCTCTACGTGTCGAGCCACCCCCTCCAGGACTGCCGCCGCCAGCTCGCACGCGCCGTCACGTGCGGCCTCGCCGCGCTCGGCGAGCGCGCCGACGGCGAGCCGGTCACCGTGGGCGGGATGATCGGCGCGGTCAAGAACATCACCACCCGCCGCGGCGAGCCGATGATGTTCGTCCGCCTCGACGACCTCGAGGGGCAGGTCGAGGTGGTCGTCGTGCCGGCGGTGCTCGCCGAGGCCCGCGAGCTGCTCACGATGGACGCGATGCTGCTCATGACCGGCCGCGTCGACCAGAAGGGGGAGGGCGAGACGAAGCTCGTCGCCCAGTCGGTCCGGGCCTTCGTGCCCGAGGAGGGCGGCGAGGAGGAGCGCCTGCGCCTGCGCGTCCCGATGGAGCGCCTCGCGGCCACGCCGCTCCCCGAGCTGCGCCGGGTGCTCGTCGACCACCCCGGCCCGGCGAAGGTGATCGTGGACGTGGAGACCCCCGCCGGCCGCCGCCGGCTGCGGCTCAGCGACGAGTTCTCGGTCGACCCCCGGGCCAACTCCCTGGTCGCGGAGCTGAAGACGCTGTTCGGGGAGCGCTGCCTGGCCTGACGGCCGCCCGCCCCCGCGCCGCGCGCTGCGGCGCGGCTCGTCCGCGGCCGCCGTGCGCGGCGCCACGGGCGCGTCACGTCGCGATCGGCCCGCCGCGCCAGCCGATCTCGATCTCGATCTCCATCCCCTCGTCGTCCTGCTCGATCTCGACGGACAGCTGCACCTCGTCCGGCACCCGGACGCTCAGCCGCTTGCCCTCCCGGGTCACCTGCAGCCCGTTGTTCGACGCGAGCTCGTCGGCGATCGCGCGCAGCCGCCGCGCCGCCTCCTCGCGGCTGACCGTCGCCTCCTGGCCGTAGAGCTCGTATTCGTCCGACATCCGTCCTCCCGGTCGAGTGGTCCCATATCCATACCCCGCCCGGCCCTCGGGCGCATCACAGCGCCGCCGCCCGGCGACGCCCGGGCCGGCGCCCGCGGCCTCCCAGGCGACCGTCCGGATCCGATCGGCCCGCTGCGCCCCGATCGCGGTCGAGGTCCACTTGGACGCGGCGCCGGGGTCCATTCGGACGTCTCGGCCGCGGTCGAGGTTTACCCCGACGCCGCGCCGGCATCCGGTTGGCGCACCGAGCCGTCGCCGCGCGGGAGGCGCGCCGGCACGGCGGCCGGCTGCGTCGGTCGGCCGACCGACGCAGCCGGGGGCGGGGTGGCGGTCCACTTGGACCCGGCGTCGGGGTCCATTCGGGCGTACCGGGCCGTCGCTGCGCGGGAGCCGCGCCGGCACGGCGGCCGGCTGCGTCGCT harbors:
- a CDS encoding amphi-Trp domain-containing protein; amino-acid sequence: MSDEYELYGQEATVSREEAARRLRAIADELASNNGLQVTREGKRLSVRVPDEVQLSVEIEQDDEGMEIEIEIGWRGGPIAT